The DNA window AGTTTCTAACACATAAACATATTATGAATAGGATGAAAATGCCAAGACAAATTCAGTTAAACTTGTTCTAACTGGGTGAGTTTCTAACACATAAACATATTATGAATAGGATGAAAATGCCAAGACAAATTCAGTTAAACTTGTTCTAACTTGTGTGTTTTAGTGCTTAATGTACTTTCTGGGTTTTCAAGTTTTTGAGAATAGAAATTAGTCACTTTTtgcttaaatatttgtttttatgagAACGAAGCATTTTCATATCAGTTCAAGCTAGATATCATTCACATAGAAAACATAGGCCTTCACATTCTCATAATTCAAATAAAACTTCACTACCTCAACCATCTCCTTTATGATGATTTCTACTACAATAATAATGCCTCTGGAATTTTTTCATGTAAGATCATTTGGTGCCATTGGAGATGGTATAAAAGATGATACAGAATCATTTAAGATGGCATGGGACACTGTCTGGCAAAATGAATCACAAGTTAATGTTATTCTCAATCCTCAAGGCTTCTCCTTCCTCGTTCAGTCTACTATCTTCACCAGTCCTTGTCAAGATGACTTAGTACTCAAGGTCATAAAAATGCAATACTTACTCAATACGAATTTTCTGTGGCCATGCAGTTTGTCCAACAAAGTCTTAGCTGTTAGGTCTTGGCAGTACCTCAATCCAGCAGCTGAGAGTTAGCTAGACTAACTGCATAGGTGATGGATTTTCTACGGCCATGCAGCCCTTCCAGCAAAACCTCAACTATTGAACCTGAGTTGTAGCCCAATCCAATGACTGATGCCTGGACCAATTGCACACGTCCGTCAAGCGATCTATTACTAGCTAATTAGCTGATGGAATTTTATGGTAAGATCAATTAGGTGGATGGCACTGTTATGCCACCTGATGGACCAGAATCTTAGCCAAAGAACAGCAGTAGGAGACAGTAGCTGGTTTTTTACAGAATCAATGGAATGTCACTAGAAGGAAGTGGTTTAATAGATGGAAAAAGACAAAAATGGCGGCACCTTCCTTGTAAGCCTCACAAGGTAGAGATGATTTATAATTGTAAAATTTTCATACTAAGTTAAAATCTCAATAATAAATGCCACAGGGATTAAATGGAGCAGCCCAATTGTAAGTTTTAAAGACCTTAAATTTCTTCTATCTTCGCATCTTCTACTACTGAAATTGCATAATGATTAAGTATAATTATGTATACAAAATTATGCATGATGCAGGCCATAAGATTTTTTATGAGTTCCATTCCAACTTGATTGTGCAAGGACTAAAGGTGAAGAACAGTCCTCAGTTCCATATCAGATGAAGGCTGCAATAATGTCCATATAGATTCATTTTACATTACAGCTCCAAAACTAAGTCCCAACACTGATGGAATTCACTTAGAAAATGTCAATGATGTGATAATATATAATTCTGTGATTTCTAATGGTTAGTTGTTATAAGTAGCTAAGCAGAGCTCTTGTAATACTTCAATTATCACTTTTCCGTTTCTTCCATACATGTAAGTTCAGATTCAGTTAGTTTTCTTTGATCGTAATGTACTCTATCAACTACTTGCATACATATTAGACCATCCTGGATAACTCACAAGGTACCCAATCTTTCACGTAGTACAAGCGATATTTCCCAAAATTAATAAACCATGAAAACTTAGAAAAGCcatcaacaacttgaaaacaagtaaCTGTAAGCATAATTTTGTGAGGGTTTTCCTCGTGCAACAACACCTCATTGCAAGTATTCAGTTATATATTCAAAATTACAAAACCAAGATTTAAAATAAAGGAGAGGTAATGAAACAAGACAAGCTTTTTCTTGCTCAATTACATTCATCTAAAGTGTGCAACAGAAACCAACAGTTGGTATAACCTAGAAAGTCATGCAGCAACTGAAGTCCTATCATAGTTCACTCATAATGTATTAATTTCCACAACACGAGAGGCAGTTTTCAAACTAAACACGGACAGTCCATACCCTCTAGACTCAATTTGGATGAACTTTTATACCAAAATGTGACACCCACGCTAATAATTTGTTAATCTATATCTAGTGAACTTGGCGAATTTCAACTATTATTACTGTTTGTAAAGTTCTTACTCATATATTTTCTCAAATGATATTCTTCCTTGAGACCTTTTATGCAAAACAATTTGGCTCAGCTTCTCCTTGGAACAAGAAGTTaacctaaaaaatatttggaCAGATATACACACCATACAAATAGGTAGAGATTCGAGTAATGTTAACCTACATCAAGTATATGAAGTGAAACTCTATGAGACAAAAACAagagcataaaacaacaacaaaagcaaTCTACCTCAATTAACATGTTTACTTTCAAAGACAGATAATTTACAAAGAGTTTAGTTTTTGCACAATACAAGCTACATGCAGCAGCTCGAAATTATTTTTACTGATATCAAACAAGTCACACACGGCAATTTCATAAATTGTGAATAATGCAAGAGATAAGCATTACTAAAAGTTAAAACAAGAATACGAAAATCTCACCTCGCGGATGATTTGTTTTACCGACTTTTTGAAGGGAACGACCAGATCAATATGGCGTTCTTGATCTGCCCCTGTAAGTTCCTCCAGAaagtcctcatcatcatcatcttccatttCCGCACGCGGTTCCAAAAGAGGCAAATAGTGCATCAAGAACGACCTTATTGAAGTCATTCCGAGTGACCTCAATTCGAAAGCAGAGAATAGAGGTTTAGGTTGGACATTGTACGTTTTTGTACTGAATCTTTCAACGTCATAATTGTAAATCTTTTCAGAAGCACTTTGTATGTTAGAAATAAAATCTTCAGATAATGTTGCGCCAGCATCAGAATATGCCACTGGTGACCTGAAATTAAAGAGGTGTGATTGCTAAATGTATTAAGTACCAAGGATGTCAAACCAAAGTAGGGCATATATGCTTAAAATACAATGATAAATTACACTTGAGTGCAAGTGCAACAACTTTAAAACCCTGTCTTTAACAACTTGGCTGTTTCAGAAATACATAACTTTAAGCCTAACCCCTTTGAAGATTTAAAGGTTCTAGAGAAGTTAAAATTTAGTGAAATCTGAGACAGCAGTGTCATATTCGGTTATTTTCTTCATCAAAAATCACCAATAGGATAACCTAAGTCTCTATTTTCTGTGATATACACATAGAATCATGGTTTATTCAACCCTTTTTTCTTAGAAAATCATCCACACGTTACAAACTGTCCAATAATATTGTTTAtccaatctgaaaaagaaaaagaaaaaaactcaatGCATCATGGTAACCTTCATGCATTAGAAGCACACCGACCATTCATCTAAGTATGCAAACCAAGCAAAATGGCAAAATCCATGTCATCAAAGTTTGAAAATGGCAAAGTTAAAAAAGTAGAATCTCCTAAAGTGTAAACTGTTGAGCAATAATACATTCAATCTTTCAAATGCTTATTCAGTTATACCAAAGTTAGAAAACTAGAATTTCTAGAGTAACACTTTTATGACACCGTAATTTTGACAAAATCTACACTTAAATTTCCAAGATACCGCACATTTCCACCACGAAAACCTCAAGTTTTCAAACACACACTTAAGCTTCAAAAAATCACACTCACATTGCCACCACCGTGATTATGTCAAACTCACAGTTAATCCAAACATGAAGTTATACTTGGTGTATGTTTGGTTCTACGgattttgagtgaattgattTTGTAAAATTGATTCTAATTAAACATGACTTGAATAtgaagtgatttatgtttggataattTCATGTAAAATTAAGTTGAACAGTAGTAAAAATCAGTCTAAACTcgaaagctacaaattctagcttcaagttgaatcaattttggaagcagaatcaattctactttagcagaaccaaacacctcaaaatcatttcaaaatcaattctacaccgATTTTGGCTATTCCAAAAGCTAAACCAAACATAAACTTATACCAACCAAAACCCTACTACTCCAATGACTATAATCTACATCTCAACCATAATTTCTACTTCAATTCAATCACTTCTTACCTTTACCTATCAACCAATCATAACAAAACACTACAAACAAACAGCTCTACTGCAAGGCAACCAGAAATTACAATCTCAGTCTATTCATCTTCCCCAAATCATCAAACACCAAATAACCTAAACTGAGAAAAGAAAAGAGGGTAAAAACAAAATCATACATACCCAAAGAAATTCCTTGAAGCAAAAGTAGTTCCTGCAGCAAAAGAAGCAGCTGAAGCAGCAGCAGCAGAAgcagaaaaagaggaagaagattGAAAAGCGTGTGATGCAGCAGAGTTGTGATTCTTCCTCCATAGATCTGCAAGTATAGCTATTCCCGCCATTGTttctagggtttagggttttcgTCTGTATCGTATTATACAAGAAAGTGAAGCAGATGATAGCTTCAATTTGTATTgaatttgaagaagatgaatgaatcaGTGTTGTTGTTCACGTTTCCATGGTACTGTTACTTTCTAGTAAATGTGAATGGTAATGATAGGGTTATAATTTTATAATgttatataaagaaaaaataaaacaaatcaaattgtttgaaaattattttactaatctAATTAGAATTATGATTCAAAAttctatatataaaatatttgtaaagctaattttttttattacataaagcGAATAATATTAGTAGAGCATAAGCGAATCAGAAAATATCAATTAAATTGATAATTTAAACTAAACTAAATTGGAAAAAATTGATTGTTTCTTATTGGATTCTAAAACCAAACTAAACTAATGAAAATTGATGTAGTTTGGTCCAGTTCTCGATTTTAGATTTTAGAAATCGTCAAACCGATTATCCAACCAATTACTATAATTACACTTTAAATCTTTTATTTCACACATTATTAAGTTCAAATTTTGTATTAGTCTAacaattttttatctttatttatgtttctttcatttTAGTTAAACTTGTATCTAGAATCAAACTCTAAAACATTTGTTGGTGAAATTATTTTATGATTCAATGGAAATCATATCATTATTTTATACGGATTAAGAATAACttataatttgtttaaaaaactagaacataaaataaattatataaaatatattattttaaaaaaataaagcataaataCACTGAAAAACGTGATAATGAAAAGAGTACACTtatgaatataatataatatttaaaaaaacattgtAAATCGATCAATCAAACGAAACTAAATTGAACCAAACTGATTGCTTTGGTTcgatttcatttttaaaaaatactaaaaatcgAACCAAAGCAAACCGATAGAAAGATCATCGACtcgaatattttttatcaaaaatcggTTCAAAGCGAATCGAAATTTGTGTACAATATTTTGCTACAACttaaatatcaattttattttttcatgaaaAAATTTCATCTAATTAAATGTCTTTTTgttttttcaatgaaaatatctTTTAATAGTTTTGAAAAATTAAGAACACGTTAGGAAAAATTAAGAACACATTAAGAACATAATTTGAGATCTAGAAACTCATACTCTTACAGGTTATTCGTTGGTTTTAGCAGGCTTTTTCTTGTTTAGTGCATTTGCCTGGTAGTAATGCCTAGGCTTAATCTAGACTTTAGGTTTAAAGAAGTTTTGTCTTGGATAATTATTGACATTAGCTTCTGAATCCTTCAAATTTTTTGGTCCATAGGTCATTTGTTTTGGTTTCTTCATAACCTTTTACTTGAAGTTCATTGGTCCTTGATCCCTCAAAACTTTTTACTTTTGAACTTTAGCTTATAATCTGTTATGAACCTTTGCTTGTTGATTTGTAAGAACTGACTTCTCCAAAACCCTTGACCTTGAGGTCTCAGGTGCAGATTTGTTCAGATCTTTTAACTCAATAATTTTAGGTTTTAACTGAGTCAAACTCTAACCCTTATCAGTAGCAGTCATAAAATAAGATTTGAGCATTGCTTGAAGAAGACGAATCTGAGGGTTTCTTCAAAAGCTAGACATTGGAGCATTCTCCATTATAACCAAGATCTTCTCCTTTGCTCTTACTCACTTTAGTAATTTTAGTTCTCTCAAGAGATGTTGTGATAAAGCTTTGAAGAGCTATCTCATGCTCatttaatattttatcataaGCTTTATCTAAGAGAGCCTTATGATCTTTTTTAAGAAATCCAAATTTGTCTTGAGACATTTTTAATTCTTCTTTCAAAAGATCATGATCTCTCTTTAAGATTTTCATGTGCAAATTACACACTCTTGGTCTTTTGATACCACCGGCTGCTGacataatgttttttttatacgCAATAGAATTCTCATTCAAAAGAGTACAAGGGGTACTCACCCATATACAAACTACCCTTAAACTTTAAAGAAGTCCAAAGGGTGTTTGTTCTAAAAGAAAAAACTACAAGGAACATTGGATTTGAAACCCATAATATTCCCCTGTCAAGAAAGCAATTTGACCTTGTCAACAATGTAGCCAACGCTAACACCTTTTGCCTTGAAGATGATTGCATTCATGCCCCGCACATTGCAAACCATATCAACAAAATCTTCTTCGGGCAAACTTTGTCAACTAATAATTCCCAAAATCGCAGTAAATGTTCCAAGTATCCTGTGAATTTACATATTATATTCTAATCCACGATAAAATTCTACTCCACGCCATCCTTATTAAAGGGCACCACACCATTAAATGATCCAAGGTTTCAATATGGCCGAAACAAAACACGCAAACTTTGTCACTATCGTTAGAAATAATACCCCTTCTAACTAAATGATCTCTAGTTGACATCCTATCTATAATGCAATGCCAACCGAAAACAAGAAACTTAGTTGGAACCAAAGTATCTCATAAGCAAGACATTGCCTTCAATTTACTATCTACAAGCAAGATATAATTGCAACTATTATTGAAAACGATATAACCCAAACGTACTGTGTAAACTCCAGCCGTATCTTGGAACCATTTAAATAAATCCCCAACGCCTACATTAATATCCACTCCTATCAGAATGTTGTCTAATTCAATCAATTGTGTTAACGCCGTGCCCGTTGCAAACCGTATCTCCGTGCTTAAATTTCAACACCATGAAAACGGCCTAACAGCTCTCATTTCTGCCACCGTCGCATTTTGATCAGCGGCGATATCGAACATGTTCGGATAAGCTTCCGCAAAAGAGACTCCTCTCATTCATTTAGTTTTCCAAAAACATATCCTACTACCATCTCCCAGTCTTGCTACCACCCCATCTAGGAACCAACTTGACTTAAAATTATCTGAGATTTGAGGAACCACGTCTCTCCACCATAAAGAAGACTGACCCGCAGTTCTGAAAACCCTACCTGGCAACACACTCTTTTCCAAACTACCGTAATGAAATTCCAGCAAAGGCCTCCAAATCGACTCGCTATCCTCCATAAATTTCCACCTCTATTTTTCTAACAAAGCTTCATTGAAGGGGACTTTACGCATCTGATACCCAACTCGCCATCCTCGTTAAATTGAATGTTGATGGTAGTTCCTTTGATAACCTAGGTTGCTCTGACTATGGTGGCTTAATTCAGGATTCTAACGGCAAATGGTTGATCGGCTTTGCTAGAAGCATGGTGCTACAACAAATATTTATGTTGAACTTCAAGTAATTTTTTATGGTCTTGAGACAGCTTGGAATAATGGATTTCGTCATGTTATGTGTGAATCTGAGAGCAAATTTTTGAGGACAAAATGCAACCATTTCATCCTTATGTATTGGTTATAAACAACattaagaatttttttaattattcttgaACTTTATCTTTTAATCATTATTTGAGGAAAGGTAATAGTTGTGCCGATTGACTAGCtaaattgaataatttaaaaatCTTTGAGTCAATGTCTCACTCTGCGTTAGCAACACTAtcgaaattttttttttagaatttttaaattaaaattggatAATTCAAAAATCTCTTGGAGTCAATGTCTCACTCCAGGTTAGTGACGCTACGGAAACTTTTCTTTATTTCTTACTGCTTGTTTATATCCTTTTGATAATAAAAAAACACTCGTAATTTTTTAAAGAAACTCTCAACAAGTGATTTAGAAAAAGTGTTGCTACGtgctaacacctattgatgtgttTTTTAAACTAAAAAGCGCCGATTAAATCAGTAAGCTTAAAAGTATTTCAAATATATACACACTTAATTAAGTAAGCCAAAGAGTATGAAGAATTGGAGTTTTGAACTATTCTATTAAATTTAATGAGAAAATTGAAAATCGACTCTCAAATCAAAAAAGGTACACACAATTCCCATGTTATTTTATTCTTTACATAACGTTAAGATTGATATTTCATATTTCAGTTATTATAGGTGCTCAGATTGAGCAATACTGTCATCAACCTCGGAAAAATTACTAAACGTCAGATGTTTTAAATATCTTCATCCAGTCAAAACAATGATTGATTTTGTATTATAATAATAGAAGTTCAACAACTGCAGTTCATGCATAATACAAGCAAACAACACTTGTATGTTGTCAATGAAATCAATATAAGAAAGTCACATTTGTTCGCTGCTTCCTTTAACAAAAAAACTATGATGCAGCTCAATCAGAAAACGATGGATGCAACATTTCATAGTTGGCTTAAACAATTTCTAGTCTGGCTGTGTAGAAGATATAAACTAAACCTTTAccaaaataataaacataaaaccaTCAACATATTTGTTACTAAGTCCTTCACCTATCAGGCAACCATTAACATATTTGTTACTAGGTTCTTCTTCACCTATCAGACTTTTACTTAGCTTCTCAAAATATACATTTGCCATTAATTCCACTACCAGATCCTATATCTTGCAAATGTCCATGTGCCAATGTCTTTCAAAATACTGATAGCGGACCAAAATTACCTTAACATATCGTTAAAGTAGAAATAGCCAAAATTCTAATTTGCACTTCGATATATAGAAGATTCATCATGACCTATCATTCCTTCTTCTTCAGGAATCATCCCTTCCTCCAATTCTCCATTGTAAGGATGAGAACCACCATTTCTTCCAACACCTGAAGATCCTCCCCACCCTTTCTGAGGACTACTGTTGGTCCGACCACCGCCAGGAGGGGATCGTGAACTTTTTCCCTTGTCCTGTCTATAAGGACTATGACTGCGGCTTCTCTCCCGGTTAAAGCTCTTGTTGCGATCACTGCCTCCTCCATTGCGTTCCATCATTGCTTGATGAAAGCTGACTCCCGGGGTATATTGAGATGCTGCAGATGCTGTAGCTTTGACGGGACTGCGGCTGCGCTCCCGAGTTTTGAAGCGATCACTCCAGCTAGATCCCCTATCGGGGCTTCGGTCTCGTTCATTCCTATGCCACAGGACAATACATAGTTGGTGACTGTCACTTAAA is part of the Vicia villosa cultivar HV-30 ecotype Madison, WI linkage group LG2, Vvil1.0, whole genome shotgun sequence genome and encodes:
- the LOC131652715 gene encoding uncharacterized protein LOC131652715, translating into MAGIAILADLWRKNHNSAASHAFQSSSSFSASAAAASAASFAAGTTFASRNFFGSPVAYSDAGATLSEDFISNIQSASEKIYNYDVERFSTKTYNVQPKPLFSAFELRSLGMTSIRSFLMHYLPLLEPRAEMEDDDDEDFLEELTGADQERHIDLVVPFKKSVKQIIRETSVVTTRRILERISVHYVSLRMASKLLKDVPKSATRKAARNLPTHVYFFSVSRTTFRGHMLGVAASWVVQVGIDLYRFFRSIFRSNDEDSDVDTTEQVRILGQKVALTSIRCSSSLVFASIGAGIGATLVRPSLGQWIGCAAGDLAGPIIVAFCADKAFQVNL